The stretch of DNA CAGACCACTATCACGTTTCACGACGTGGAGCTCCTGTATGAGCTGCCCGTTGATGGACATTCTATTGCTTTGCCGAATGCCATTAAAGAGTATATGGTTTTGCAGTGCCTGGGGATGTTGCAACGGCTCGCCGGTTTCCACCCACCGGATGAGACTGCATTGATAGGGGCTAGTCGTTTGCAGTTGACGCACGTCCGACAACATTTGGAAGCGATGCACACTAACATCACACATGATACACTAGAGCTTCATATTCACCGGTACACGAGGTTGTTGTTGctgcttatgtttggaggggttttgttcccgaacacttcgagGAACCTAGttagcttgagatttcttcattgTCTTGAGCGGCTAGATGTTTTACATCATTACAGTTAGGGTGTTACTGTTCTCGGTTACTTCATACTTGTACAAGCAGATGTGTCGGGCGAGCATGGGTACCCATCGAGACGTTGCAGGATTTTTGCCgctgctgcaggtgaaaacatagtcgaatactctcttcattataacatacctagtaaaactataccttaaattttacgtccacgttgtatattaggtttgggcctggagTGGTTCCTGCAGTTGCAGACACCTCAACCACCCTTAGCTTCGGATGCACCACCTccgtttctccctttagctaggaggtgggttgataggcaaGGATATGGGCGGGAGTACGAGGCACAACATAATCTCCCATATTGCAGGGATTTGTTAGATTTGCTGGAGGGCGCATaggtaaatgtatacctaagtttacttggcctggctttatATGTGTTGTGTATACTCACGTTTCTTGTTTTACTTAACAGTTCATTTGGAGGTCATACAGCGACGAGCTAATAGCTGGTTTGTCCGACTTTTGCTCGATCAGCCGAATCatgtggagctcttccgtcccgTTGATGTGTCTCGATATTGTTGAGCATCATGCCACCCAGCGAGTACTTCACCAGTTTGGTCGCCCACAACTTGTACCGCCACCTCCCGCTTGGCATAtgacacattaccagcgggatgatcgttccagggttgaccagacatatgtggcatggctagaggcgcagaTCGATATTTGGGACTAGAGGCATGACCTGATTCGCCACCCCTTCTACCTGACCATACGGATggtgagcatgagtatatgggcCGGTACTACAACGTTACCCGACTTTGCGTCGGGAATCCGATTTATTGCGCTGGCGGTCGGTACGTTCAATATACTTGGAGGCACGAGGCACTagtatgttatttggtatacttacttataacgttaacctagagttccgtaatttatattttatatattgtgTAGGCTAATGTCCTACATTTCTTCcaccagttgggactgcagataCAACAGCATACCAGCGAGGGAGCAACCGCTTTGCACGAGTATGGTCGACAGGTTACCGATATGGCTTCCCGAACATTGAGACGAGCCCGAGATAATGAGTGATTAGGATACGAGACTGAGTATGTGGCGCCAGAGTAGTACCATCATGGGCCACTTGGGCCACTAGTGGAGTCGGAACATGGTCGACATGGCAGGCGTGCCGAGAGAGTTAAAGATGTCCCACGAGGTCGCGGGGGTCGGCGAGGAGGCGGTCCCCAGCCGTGTGACCACCATGAGACAGACCATGCTCCTAGAGATATGTCTTCATTCAGTCTTCAGCTTACTCCAGGGACTTCGCAAGTGACCTCGTCAGCTCCATTATTGATCGTGGGCATGACCATTACACGACATGAGTGAGATCAGTATTTTCCTGACCTATCGACCGTCGTCAATGATCGTTCGAcacgagatgtggatagtgggcgccggctgagttatggctcatcatcgagggatgtTGATGATCTTTCATAGGCGtaggtttgtttgtattactattatttataaaaaaaaattatttcattgattagtcataaatatctaaatattttttttaagtcttcatcctcgcccgtcacggaggccaccTTGTGCGATACTTACATGGCTGTGACAGATGATTATATCCAGGAGCATGACGAGGCCATGGTAAGACAGCTTAAATTTATGTGACTTAACACGTACATTACTAGtacatatttcatatactaaaatatcttattattctgtaggttacttCTGGATCGACGcttctaccgagcctgccagCCCTATTGAAGATCATGCTGCAACGCATCCTcaataaagaggcgacgtgacgaggatgatcctgatagtgaAGTCGGGCAGGATGGGATGTGCCCCAGGCCAACGACTGTTTTAAAGCATACAGGATATGGGAcacattgattttattttattttatgtacatatgatattcagtaaataatagcaacaatttttaatgtttatattatatgagcattatgtttttatttctccggtttattttaatactacaacacaaacacaaacataataaattaacataatttaaattcagtacaactaatgaaaatacatgacacggaaaatataaagataaaatactacactcaacacatatatgtgtttgtttagtcactaccgcctattattctctgctccaactaattaaatttctcttccaacctatttttttcttcttccacctcttttagtttctcctgcactGCCGCAATTTCTTATTGCATTTAAGAGATTTGGCGTTGGTATTCACCGTTCATATTTCAAACCTACTGCAAGCATGCTTTGTAGTATTACttgttaatgggttcatcataccattcctcaAACACACATTGATTTTCGTCATTGCGTCCAAATAATTGTTGACATATCCAGTATTTGCGCCCAACATTACCATATGATCAACATGCCTTCAAAATCGCGCGTTTGCCACAATAACACTTTGGTTAGTCATTGCGTCTAGACAtttgttaatgcaagaaaaatgaaaaatttatggaaagttttactatttgttttggttaagcgcATATACTAACTAAAATATACTAGTTATTTATtggcaagacaacacacataacgtagcaTTTCActgcgctatgcttcgcgtgttaaagattctctCGGGTACAAAATAGCTTTTCCAaaagatagcttttgcaggcgagcaaatttgtaggtcgacaagacaacacacacAACGTTTCACCACGCTATGCTTCGCacgttaaagattctttcgggtacaatacaactTTTCCAGAAGAGAGTTTTTGCAGGCGAGCATCTTTCCATGTCGACAAgacaattatttaaaaaaaaatatgtttatgttagattgttgtactgaagtattaatgttaaatatcaataagatttaacagcaatgaaaacataatttatttcatacattctgcaagataaacaagtacatacatttattacaaccacattacggaaacaaaacactacatgtatccttgatagttgggcacattagataACTTCCACAAGGAGCTGGATTACCACCGCaacccaaaccagctgaaggacatttacgacagtcgtgtcctgtttgcgagcatatgccaCATTTGCGCGTATAAACGGTATTACCAATATCTATTTGGTTTCGTATGTGTTTTTTTTTTCACTTGTCATTGACGTACATAGTCCTTGTTACATACCATTTTAAATGATTCTGGTGGCCAATGATGTTCatcacccactggctgcaactgcccactatatgtgtttaagtatgcagcaacactatattctttatcaacgtagttggttgcCTCTAAacatgtatgttgaaagcacttgatggcatgtgagcacaGCATGTGGTAGACGAACCATTTCCCACAATAACATAACCTTCTGGCTTCATTTACGGCGTGTGTATTATTCCCCCAATTTTGATGGATAgtggtgcgaacttcaaaaatatttcgctcgttgcaatattgtaaatatgaatgccaatgtgctcgccgcctatatttctcaaattttttcattggtattggcataaattcaacacctatTTCCACAAATGACGATGCACATTTAgctctttcaacaaacctcttcgccatctgcttgaatgacatctgcaccatggcagtgacatgcAATCCACATGCAGACTTCAATAAACCATTGAAAAACTCTAACACATTTGTAGTCaaaattccccatcttctgccaccatccgcatgcaaagtccacttgtcaagatcatgtcgcatcaaccaacgataggctctttcgtcttcctgcctgatatATTCCATGCGCTTCCTTAacttacactcttggtgatcagTTGCatccatccacattaaatcatgcaaatccttgttgGGATATGCCTTATGAAAActggccttcaggtgcctcacatagtaacggtggtaggcatacggttcttgacatgcacgcaaattctgtacataacttaaaataccaccatgccgatcagatattagacaaatacgtGAACGTTGTTTGATAACGTGCTCTTTCAAATGGTTCAAAAATAGCGTcaacgtctcttggctttcattggcacaaatagcaaaagctaagggaaatatacttccattagcatataCTACAAcaacgatcaacaacttaatattatAATTTCCATAGACATAAGTGCCGTCTATGGATAGTACCGACCGACAATGcagaaaaccatcaattgctggtttaaatgtcCAGAAcatatatttgaatatatgttctggtattcccggactcTGCTCAaccttccattcaacaacagtcccggggttaaagtgttgcaatgcagccatgtacttgggtagagatgcaaaggacttatcccagttaccataaacaatttcaaacgcacatttgcgcccgagaaatacctttcttttggtaatggtgcacCCATATTCCTAGTGGAtggatgttatacactctttgatcttgtaccttatggacgcttcaatgtgtggaatcaagacaaaaGAAATCAAGTCatcattcaagttaaaatgattcccactgaatgtgtcaaTTTCACAATTGtatgtatttacccacaacccacatatttgttttcttcttcatcGTACGCAACATCCAATGACAACCCTAAACAATCTACGATAAACTACTTTGTATACATCTAGAGATGACTCGCTTACcgtgatctcacgacactcttttacgttGTACATTAGCACTGCCCTGGTTAGGCACGCTTTATcgggaaaaagcatgccctttgcacatcaccgttgctctagattgatcccacattgctgtccgaatttcgtcaatatcccttgtgaggACATTCATAGctggcatacttggcaaatgatcatggtagggaatctcccttgaatgaaacggcacgtGGGACTcatacactcttggtctaatggggggtggagcatgctccctcgtcaaatcaggtctaGCATTCTCTTCCtcttcatcatcaccctcatcggggaagggtgtgtcatctccaaacTCATCAATATTGTTATtataatcactattctcttcctgactctgtgcatctgtcatatcccgattaaatatgtcgtatTCGtacaattgagtaaggacataaCCTTCAggatgctcgttttcactgcacaactaacaaaataatgagttactcaagttgataaatactttacatatagctatatcacttcacttatAAATCGTAATGTAttgacatcccatgatggacattatcctgttggtgatgactctcaaatggaccaccatgatccaacacacaaGAACTAGGCATATTTCAACTGGAcgttggttcataacttataaaattcatatctgCGTGGTACCCCCTGtgaaatatatgagtgttaacaCTACTAATAAACAATAAATTTGCGACTGAATGATTGCGATTGAATTAAATCGATCACAATTTTCGACTGATTCGATCAAAAACTTTATTAAAAATACatgttaattttttaatattttttggctaaaaaatacGACTGATTCGGTCGCTCAATTACGCAGAAAATACCGCGAAAATATTTTCTATGGTTTGCGACTGAATCAATcgcaaaaattaaaattttaaaaaattaaattaaatatttcgACCGATTTTGTCTAAACCTGCAATGAGAAATAGGTATGACTAATCAACGAAATTTGCGACCGAATCAATCGCAATTtgaaaattcacatttcaaattTGCGACCGATTCAGTCGCAAATCTATTTTTAATTATAGCCCTAGCCcgctttttcttctttcttctctagTTTTTTTCCCTTTCCTCCCCTCTCCTTTTCTACCTTTATCCGTTATATTTCTTGATTCTTCCCTCTGATCTAACCACATAAGGTGTAATTTCCTCACTCTCCCTTTTTCTCACCCTTTCCACCCCcctccacccccacccccacccctacCCCATTTTTTTTGTTCCCAAGTTgtttaactcatttttggtttaGAAATCCGGCGGCTCATCTCCCCTCCGGTGTTGGTTTGGCAGCAGATCCGTTGGTCATTTTTTCAGGTATTTCTTTTGCATTAATTTTGGAAAATAGTATGTATTAATTAGCTATATAATTTtcaatatagtatagataaattatcaataattttttcaatataatatgtatatagtgacttgttaaaaatttatttgtttagattaattagttattttttctttttagttagatGTTCTTATAAAAATAGCTAGTATATTTGTATGTTTCCAATAATAaatcaagaaaaaatttaaaataatttgggTATGTTCTATATGTATGAAATTCttgtttatataaaaaaataactaaAGAACACAACTTAAGTGCTAATACTTCTCTGTTTCATTTTTTCATTTGGAAATTTTTCATGCCCTATCTAtgtgttaattatattatttattattggaaagaaatgaagaaaatgcaATCAATTAAGTATGAATTGAGAAAAGGCAATCAATTAAGAACACAAATTAAGTATTTTATGTttatattgttatatttattatgtATACTTTATGTTTATATTTGCTATGTTAAATGTTTTTAAGGTataaatattatgtaattatctaTTTTGGTATTAATTTGAAAGTTGCTTATTTgttttcttacttcttttactttattttctttatttctcgtgaaaataataaataaaggtcGAGTCTACGGGATTAGAGTACATCCATCCTTCAGTCGTCCACCAACAACATTATTCATTGGGGGCATCAGTTTCCCAAGGAGACATGGAAGCTATGCGTCAAAAAGTAGATCAAATATCGCAAGAATTTCAAGCAACTCAGGCTTTGGTCAAAAtattgtttaaaaaaaaaaacaagaaaggaGCTGGAATGGAGTCTAAGGAGGAGACTAATTCTCAATAGGCTATTTGAATATTTTAGAGTTGAAGTTAGAGATATGTTTAATTTATATTGTTTGATAGTTGGTTGTTTGACTAGTCGGTTGAATTGTTAAATATTATTGTTCGTTTTGTAGTAAATATTGTATTTTGGATTGTTATATTATGTTTTTGGATTGCTATATTAAGTTTTTGGTTAATTGTTAGATATTTGGTTGGTTGTTTTATTGGCAGGTGGTGTAATTAGAAATACAATACGATTCTGCTTAAAACAATACATGGATTATTCACTAGGAATTACCTAAATTTGCGATTGATTCAGTCGCAAATGGAAAATGTTAATTAAAATTTACGACTGAATCAGTTGCAAATGGAGAATTTTCGGTATTTTTAATTAACTATTAATCAATATTTATTACTGTTACAGTctgaataattaattaaaatattattttattttaaattttccgACGAAATCAATCGAaactttttatttaaattaattttttaaactcTGGTTAGCGACCGAATCAGTCGCTAATTTAGCGACTGATTCGGTCGCAAATGTCTTAAATTTCAAATGTCCCCGCATTTTTCAGTTTGCGACGTAATCCGTCGCAAATTTTCGACTGATTCTGTTGCAAATATATTGCGACCACGTGTTTTTTGGCTCACACTTTTCCGTCGCAAATCGGTCGAAAAAATATGATTTCTGACCGATTTGCGACTGCTTTGATGGTAGCAAATTTGATGTTTTTAGTAGtgtaatacaaattcaatacaacaaaaataaatatcgtaacacaaaggaaaattaaaatttaccactcgtcttgtggattatgtaaactaggaGATAAATTATTTTCTCGCTCCTCATTCACCTgcggagataagtttagatcatgCCAAACTCTTTCAGTCAGAAtctgttcggctaaaactgctccaaaataaccactcgatgactgagggatatccctgctttgcgcaacctcattattgcgaacgtcttcaaccttgacatacatttccaatatttttatcacaagaattTTCCGGTATTCATCcgaagtcctcaaaaaatctttcagagtttcatcatcctcgatgttaaactcagcataacaagcaacctcttgcggagtgacagaatacagatatcttccggttactttaaggttcaccgaacatttgctcacactcattttttttacataacaacgataccaatgtatcgtactccattgcaagtgacaacttaacatgacattgtggagataaactataggttactgagttattcgccaccacaacctcatcCCTCCCCTCCCACCACcaccaatataatgaaacccttattctTCGCttttcagacattatgacaaaatgcaaaacagcttaaagaaaaaatatttcaGAAAACTTGAGAATATTTGTGAATGGATTTTTAGAAAATCCTTAACatctttaaataaggcaaaaaccaATCCGGGGTTATAATATTTTTAGGTATAACGCTTTAAATAAGGGTGCtatacccagttgaattattATTATGTCAGTTAAGCAcagaagaattattggtgggcccacataatatatatagtGCGGTAAGGAATTGCGTTATATATATAGCGCCTTTTAAAAGGGTGCTATGCCTTAACGGGCAAACAACTGTTAAGGTATATCGccctttaaaagagcgctatatatatTTTGGTCTCTATGTTTCTTTTTTTACACATTTtgattctttgagtccaaaaaaatatattttttggttCCGGACTCGCTATTTTATCAACTGGATTTTTGCGTTTTTGTTTTGTCATTGTGGTTTTTCGATCTACTTTAATGGTTATGACTTCTTGTCTTTTCCCTCTAATTTTGTGTAAGTATTTTGTATAGTTTTGTGCTTGTGATTCCATGTATCTCGGTGTATAGATTTGGTCGGTTCTTTGTTTAGGAGAAAAATTTGTTGGTCATTTGGTGGCTGCGAGGGAGCTTGCTACTTATCTAATATGTGAGCTTTGTAGCATGTGGTGCAGAAAAATGAACCTCTTTCTCAAATCATTTCGGGTAGACTATATTTATGGCATGGGTCTTATATAGGATTGGTCAATTGTGTAGAACATGTCAAGTTTTTAGTGGGACTTGCGACGTTGGTGCTTGGGCAATTTTGAATAGTTTGTTAACGGTAAAGATACTTAAGGATGAAAAATATAACGGGGGACAAATTTAAACCATATACCATAGTAGAGGAACCTATTCGGACCTTTTCCCGTCAAAGTATGTAACTTACGGAaccaataatatttcaaaatatatttcacaaatcacaacaaacttattaaatATTCCCTAGAATATATTGTGCAATACTAAACTGTTAAATCTCTTCCTTTGCTATCTTTCACTCCCATTTCAAGACGAATTTGTGGGAGGAAATAAGTTGTGTCTAATTAGGCGCCAAAGGATTCAAAAGGTCTAGCATCCAACAACCACAAGGtattcttgagttttctttatTCATTTTGTTACTATTTGTAGTGTGATGTTAATACTTGAAGTGTAAGATGAAATATTGAGATTAGAGAATAATTTAAAATACGAGTaaaaattattttgagaaattagaaCCCAAGATttatatttaaggtggaatttataTTTAATGCTTAAAGTACCTTAAAATTTTAGGATGTTTGAGTATTAACTCACTATCTATTCATATGATATACACGAATTTGCACATAAAAAGTCCGAGTAAATTTTGGctgatagttttttttttttgggctaGACTAATAGTATTGGATAAAGAActagaaataaattatataacaaTAGTTTATTATTCTCAATTTATTTTAATGAATGATTAAAGGCAATGTTTTCATTTAATCAGCAATTAATACAATTGTAATTTGATATATTAGTAAACACAAAATACTATTTTATAAAGGAAAAtacatatttttgaaatcaaaggCAGTTTTGTTTCATCTTTGGTCACTATATTTTCATCCAACTATATATTTTTTTGTCGTCGTATTATCATCCATCAGCACATTAACTTTCAATAATGTAATTTATTTAATTTAGAATGAGATTAGCGGTATttagtttttttcatttttaattctCTTATGGGGTTTAGCAGAATATTCCTTCTAACTAATTCCCTTCTCGCTATTTCTTGCCTTTCCACCTACCGTTCTTTTTCTTTCCAATACAAttccattttctccttcttcCACACGACTCAATTTCCTCATTTAAATTCTAAAGTTGACAGAAAACAGAGTTACAATAATATAGAAGAGAATCCAGAAAACCCTTTCATCGTCCATTTCAGGTGAATTTCGTTACCAAGCCTAGATGCTATCTTCAATTCAACAAATTACCATTTCCAATTCCCAATTTTGGGCATGATTTAATTCATGCCCTTGAATCAGTTGAGCCTTTTATTTAATGAATTGCAAAAAGGATTTCAAGACATAAAGAAAAACTCAAGGTTTCAGCTGGGCAAAACCTATAATTTTTCGAGTTGATATAGACTTA from Nicotiana tomentosiformis chromosome 11, ASM39032v3, whole genome shotgun sequence encodes:
- the LOC138901779 gene encoding uncharacterized protein; the encoded protein is MAALQHFNPGTVVEWKVEQSPGIPEHIFKYMFWTFKPAIDGFLHCRSVLSIDGTYVYGNYNIKLLIVVVVYANGSIFPLAFAICANESQETLTLFLNHLKEHVIKQRSRICLISDRHGGILSYVQNLRACQEPYAYHRYYVRHLKASFHKAYPNKDLHDLMWMDATDHQECKLRKRMEYIRQEDERAYRWLMRHDLDKWTLHADGGRRWGILTTNVLEFFNGLLKSACGLHVTAMVQMSFKQMAKRFVERAKCASSFVEIGVEFMPIPMKKFEKYRRRAHWHSYLQYCNERNIFEVRTTIHQNWGNNTHAVNEARRLCYCGKWFVYHMLCSHAIKCFQHTCLEATNYVDKEYSVAAYLNTYSGQLQPVGDEHHWPPESFKMVCNKDYVRQ